The proteins below come from a single Desulfomicrobium escambiense DSM 10707 genomic window:
- a CDS encoding ABC transporter substrate-binding protein has translation MRAALLTVLFVVLCGAAQAGTQRLVLHWLPQAQFAGFLMAEEKGFYARRGVDLEIVPGGPDVNVSRHLAEGRAEFATMFLSTALERRASGMNLVHIGQIVHQSALMLVARTDSGVRSLNDLQGRRVGMWGPDFQIQPRALFKRLGIKVEVVEQAPSMDLFMRGGLDAVSAMWYNEYHTLMSYGLNEKDMTAFFFRDLDLNFPEDGLYCLRETYERDPAAARAVAQATLEGWAYVFAHPEEALELVVRRMKEHKVRANRAHQRWMLARMQDIILAGGAPRLNLDRADFEAATAALVEQGFISDPPGYADFVMEPGP, from the coding sequence ATGAGGGCGGCCCTCCTGACGGTCCTTTTCGTCGTCCTCTGCGGGGCGGCACAGGCCGGGACGCAGCGTCTGGTCCTGCACTGGCTGCCCCAGGCCCAGTTCGCGGGCTTTCTCATGGCCGAGGAGAAAGGCTTCTACGCCCGCCGCGGAGTCGACCTGGAAATTGTGCCAGGCGGCCCGGACGTCAACGTCTCCCGGCATCTGGCCGAAGGCCGGGCCGAATTCGCGACCATGTTCCTGTCCACGGCCCTCGAACGGCGTGCCTCCGGCATGAACCTGGTCCACATCGGCCAGATCGTGCACCAGTCGGCCCTGATGCTCGTGGCCCGCACGGACTCGGGCGTGCGCTCCCTGAACGACCTGCAGGGGCGGCGCGTGGGCATGTGGGGTCCGGATTTCCAGATCCAGCCCCGCGCCCTGTTCAAGCGCCTCGGCATCAAGGTGGAGGTCGTGGAGCAGGCGCCGTCCATGGACCTCTTCATGCGCGGCGGCCTCGATGCCGTGTCGGCCATGTGGTACAACGAATACCACACCCTCATGTCCTACGGCCTGAACGAAAAGGACATGACCGCCTTCTTTTTCCGCGACCTGGACCTCAACTTCCCGGAGGACGGGCTCTACTGCCTGCGCGAGACCTACGAGCGCGACCCGGCTGCGGCGCGGGCCGTGGCCCAGGCCACCCTGGAAGGGTGGGCCTACGTCTTCGCCCATCCCGAAGAGGCCCTGGAACTGGTCGTCCGGCGCATGAAGGAGCACAAGGTCAGGGCCAACCGGGCCCACCAGCGCTGGATGCTGGCACGCATGCAGGACATCATCCTGGCCGGGGGAGCCCCGCGCCTGAACCTGGACCGCGCCGACTTCGAGGCCGCGACCGCCGCCCTCGTGGAACAGGGTTTCATCTCCGACCCGCCCGGTTACGCGGATTTCGTCATGGAGCCAGGGCCATGA
- a CDS encoding FAD binding domain-containing protein: MRRVHLPTSLDALWPLLDDPQARVMAGGTDLLVRLRASLPAGPICCLERIPALRGVSVSGRIVRIGSATTLTELLESEDIAAGLPLLGAAVRQLGSPLVRNQATLGGNICTASPAGDTLPALYALGATLELASQASTRAVPVENFITGPGRTVLRPGEILAAVCVPLPDSGAIQHFEKMGRRRALAISVASLAACLELDGGRIRRISLALGSVAPTVLRCREAEEWLAGRELTADNLTQAAELVQVAVHPVSDVRATADYRRQVAANLLLRLEAHRP, encoded by the coding sequence ATGAGGCGCGTGCATCTGCCCACCTCCCTGGACGCGTTGTGGCCCCTCCTGGATGACCCGCAGGCCCGGGTCATGGCCGGGGGCACGGACCTCCTTGTCAGGCTCCGCGCCAGTCTGCCGGCCGGCCCCATCTGCTGCCTGGAACGCATCCCGGCCCTGCGCGGCGTGTCCGTGTCCGGCCGTATCGTGCGCATCGGCTCGGCCACGACCCTGACGGAACTGCTCGAATCCGAGGACATCGCCGCCGGGCTGCCCCTGCTGGGCGCGGCCGTCCGCCAGCTCGGCTCCCCCCTGGTGCGCAACCAGGCCACCCTTGGCGGCAACATCTGCACCGCCTCACCGGCTGGCGACACGCTGCCCGCCCTGTACGCCCTGGGGGCGACCCTCGAACTCGCCTCCCAGGCCTCGACTCGCGCCGTGCCCGTGGAAAATTTCATCACCGGACCGGGGAGGACGGTCCTGCGGCCCGGCGAAATCCTCGCCGCCGTGTGCGTCCCGCTGCCGGACTCCGGAGCCATCCAGCACTTCGAGAAGATGGGCCGGAGACGGGCCCTGGCCATCAGCGTGGCCAGCCTGGCGGCCTGCCTCGAACTGGATGGAGGGCGCATCCGCCGTATCAGCCTGGCCCTGGGCAGCGTCGCCCCCACGGTGCTGCGCTGCCGCGAAGCCGAGGAGTGGCTGGCCGGACGTGAACTGACCGCGGACAACCTGACGCAAGCGGCCGAACTGGTGCAAGTTGCGGTGCACCCCGTCAGCGACGTCCGCGCCACGGCCGACTACAGGCGGCAGGTGGCCGCCAACCTGCTTCTGCGTCTCGAGGCACACCGGCCATGA
- a CDS encoding (2Fe-2S)-binding protein, with translation MIIHFSLNGRDVERDVRGDERAVDIIREDLGLTGTKEGCGTGECGACAVLMNGRARLSCLTLAAQLDGAALTTIEGLGTPDRPHPLQRAFAEHGAVQCGFCTPGMVVAAADLLARNPDPSRDDIREGLSGNLCRCTGYSRILDAVEKAGR, from the coding sequence ATGATCATCCATTTCAGCCTCAACGGCCGGGACGTGGAGCGCGACGTGCGGGGGGACGAGCGGGCCGTGGACATCATCCGCGAAGACCTCGGCCTGACCGGAACCAAGGAAGGCTGCGGCACCGGCGAATGCGGGGCCTGCGCGGTCCTGATGAACGGCCGGGCCCGGCTGTCCTGCCTGACCCTCGCCGCCCAGCTCGACGGCGCGGCCCTGACCACCATCGAGGGGCTGGGGACGCCGGACCGGCCGCACCCGCTGCAGCGTGCCTTCGCCGAGCACGGGGCCGTGCAGTGCGGATTCTGCACGCCGGGCATGGTCGTGGCGGCGGCGGACCTGCTGGCCCGCAACCCCGACCCGTCCAGGGACGACATCCGCGAGGGGCTGTCCGGGAACCTGTGCCGCTGCACGGGCTACTCGCGCATCCTCGACGCCGTGGAAAAGGCCGGACGATGA
- a CDS encoding xanthine dehydrogenase family protein molybdopterin-binding subunit, whose amino-acid sequence MPHGPYDIGPARPRLDALSKACGAERFSTDHYPPGMLWAGVRRAGIPHGLIREIDTARAASLPGVHRVLTRADVPGANRQGIVHKDMPVLCGSRVRHAGDPVALVVADSRDVLRRALELVRVSIDPLPAVCDVDAALAENAPLLHQGHGSNLLLAAEILKGDAEASLKKCDVILEDTFFTPSQAHAFLETENGLARMDEDGLLHLTVSTQAPFRDRFEIGHALGLAPWKIRIESPFLGGGFGGKDGSTVQCLLGLAAMRLPGRWIKMWWDREESFLAGYKRHAARMEYTLGAMADGTLEALRCRLWYDSGAYAHLGGEIMELGMEHAAGPYRIGSMDCRGWCVYTNNPVAGAFRGFGVAQVSFAFEGMMDRLADRLGRDRLDLRRQNALRRGDRNCSGVTLTSSTGLDECLRRLREDELWTSRQAWKKAAPRFTRRGVGVAAVFNGMGYGRGLADNAIAKIELTPEGHFTIYSGVSDMGQGNASTYAQIAGETLCQDAGRLRVVQPDTELAHPSGSAAAGRTTYTFGKALIQACELMASKLIRRAALALMIDEPGGFALVPGAVRHLPTGRELPLSALGAMLTRDDRICVAEYLMPVSREVPDTGKDFALGFPHLIFPYAAHLVRIEIDELTGAIRICDYLAATDGGRVLNPQNFHQQIEGAVAQGLGFALMEDFATSEGQVGTQDLSTYLIPTCMDLPDTRSLAVETLEHSGPFGMKGVGEVGLNGPLPAVASALSDALGGYAVRAPITPETVLHLLSAGARA is encoded by the coding sequence ATGCCACACGGACCCTACGACATCGGCCCCGCCCGCCCGCGCCTGGACGCCCTGTCCAAGGCCTGCGGAGCCGAGCGTTTCAGCACGGATCACTACCCGCCAGGCATGCTCTGGGCCGGGGTCCGGCGCGCCGGCATCCCCCACGGCCTGATCCGCGAGATCGACACGGCCCGGGCCGCGAGCCTTCCGGGAGTACACCGGGTGCTGACCCGGGCCGACGTTCCGGGCGCCAACCGTCAGGGCATCGTGCACAAGGACATGCCCGTGCTGTGCGGCAGCAGGGTCCGTCACGCCGGGGACCCGGTGGCACTGGTGGTGGCGGACAGCCGCGACGTGCTGCGCAGGGCCCTCGAACTCGTCCGCGTGAGCATCGACCCCCTGCCCGCCGTCTGCGACGTGGACGCCGCCCTGGCCGAAAACGCCCCCCTGCTCCATCAAGGTCACGGCTCCAACCTGCTGCTGGCCGCCGAAATCCTCAAGGGAGACGCCGAAGCCTCCTTAAAAAAATGTGACGTGATCCTTGAGGACACCTTTTTCACCCCCTCCCAGGCCCACGCCTTTCTGGAAACGGAAAACGGCCTGGCCCGCATGGACGAGGACGGCCTCCTCCACCTGACGGTTTCCACCCAGGCGCCGTTTCGGGACCGCTTCGAGATCGGCCACGCCCTGGGCCTTGCGCCATGGAAGATCCGCATCGAGAGCCCCTTTCTGGGCGGAGGGTTCGGGGGCAAGGACGGCAGCACGGTGCAGTGCCTGCTGGGCCTGGCCGCCATGCGCCTGCCGGGGCGGTGGATCAAGATGTGGTGGGACCGCGAGGAGAGCTTCCTGGCCGGGTACAAGCGTCATGCCGCGCGCATGGAGTACACCCTGGGGGCAATGGCCGACGGCACCCTCGAAGCCCTGCGCTGCCGGCTGTGGTACGACAGCGGCGCCTACGCCCACCTGGGCGGCGAGATCATGGAACTGGGCATGGAGCACGCCGCCGGGCCGTACCGGATCGGCAGCATGGATTGCAGGGGCTGGTGCGTGTACACCAACAACCCCGTGGCCGGAGCCTTCCGGGGCTTCGGCGTGGCCCAGGTCAGCTTCGCCTTCGAGGGCATGATGGACCGCCTGGCCGACCGCCTCGGCCGGGACCGTCTGGACCTGCGCCGCCAGAACGCCCTGCGCCGGGGGGACCGCAACTGCTCCGGCGTGACCCTGACCTCCTCCACGGGGCTGGACGAATGCCTGCGCCGCCTGCGCGAAGACGAACTCTGGACCTCCAGGCAGGCCTGGAAAAAGGCCGCCCCCCGCTTCACGCGCCGGGGCGTGGGCGTCGCCGCCGTGTTCAACGGCATGGGCTACGGCCGGGGGCTGGCCGACAACGCCATCGCCAAGATCGAACTCACGCCCGAAGGACATTTCACCATCTACAGCGGCGTGAGCGACATGGGACAGGGCAACGCCTCCACCTACGCCCAGATCGCGGGGGAGACCCTCTGCCAGGATGCTGGCCGCCTGCGCGTCGTACAGCCGGACACGGAACTGGCCCACCCGTCGGGATCGGCCGCGGCCGGACGCACGACCTACACCTTCGGCAAGGCCCTGATCCAGGCCTGCGAACTCATGGCTTCCAAGCTGATCCGCCGCGCCGCGCTGGCGCTGATGATCGACGAACCCGGCGGCTTCGCCCTGGTGCCCGGCGCGGTCCGGCACCTGCCCACGGGCCGGGAGCTGCCCCTGTCCGCCCTGGGCGCCATGCTCACGCGCGACGACCGCATCTGCGTGGCCGAATACCTCATGCCCGTGTCCCGCGAGGTGCCGGACACGGGCAAGGACTTCGCCCTGGGCTTCCCGCATCTCATCTTCCCCTACGCGGCCCACCTCGTGCGGATCGAAATCGACGAACTGACGGGCGCGATCCGGATCTGCGACTACCTGGCCGCCACGGACGGCGGGCGCGTCCTCAACCCGCAGAATTTCCACCAGCAGATCGAGGGCGCCGTCGCCCAGGGGCTGGGCTTCGCGCTGATGGAGGACTTCGCGACCTCGGAGGGCCAAGTCGGCACCCAGGACCTGTCCACGTATCTCATCCCCACCTGCATGGACCTGCCGGACACGCGTTCCCTGGCCGTGGAAACCCTGGAGCACAGCGGCCCCTTCGGCATGAAGGGCGTCGGCGAGGTAGGCCTGAACGGGCCCCTCCCGGCCGTGGCCTCGGCCCTGTCCGACGCCCTGGGGGGATACGCGGTCCGGGCCCCCATAACACCGGAAACGGTGCTGCACCTTCTTTCAGCCGGAGCACGGGCATGA